One Argentina anserina chromosome 6, drPotAnse1.1, whole genome shotgun sequence genomic window, GCAAACATGCCTCTGCATGAAATTGTTGAAACCCTTGAATTGCTGATGGCGAAAGCATCTTGACAGCTACTTGAGTCTTGTCTAAGCAACCATGATAAACAGTTCCAAATCCACCTTTACCAGAAACCCTTTCAAAGTTGTTGGTGATCTTGAGTATCTCAGAGAAGGTAAATTTTCGTTTTGTTGATTCCATTGATCCCAATCGGACAGTGCCTTTCACGACTGTGTCATCTCCTGAGACCAACAAGTTTTATAAGCATCTTAAACAGTCAAAATCTGCATCCTTCATTCTTTTGTTTACCCTTGAATTCTGCTACAACCCTTGGCATAGATTAGTACTAGTAAATATTAATCTACAATTATCTTTGAAAGGCATTTCTGATGTTCCATAGAGGTCTGATTAAATTCTGTTTTGGTGTAAGCATGTTGGTTTTGGAATCTAGAGGTTTGATAAACACACATACAAACACACACATGTGCTTCATGTACATTTTAAAGGATCTATGCAACTAGATAGATTGTTTGTGCATACAACAGGCACATCTGCATAACAGTTGGAAAAGAACGAGTAGCACATAGATCAATCAACCCTGTTTATTGATATTGAATGAGTAATCTGAAAGTTATCTAATTTTAATAAGCATGAGAGTTCATACCACACCTCAACAATAATTATTTGACTCGGTTTCGCTGATTAATAACCAAATATATGGAAGTCTAGCTTACCCTGTTGTTTCCTTCGGCTCCAGCAGACAATAGCTACTACAATCGACAAGAGGATGGAAATTCCAGATACCACTTCAAGAATCATGAAATTGTGGTTATTCTTTGACTTGCAAGCAACGTGTCCGGATAGGTTTAGATTTTGGCACAAACTGACATCAAAATAGTTTAAGGCAAATGTAGTTAAAtaataatcaattaaaatagcCAACTCTAAATCCCAATATCCCATGTTACACTTTAGTGGGTAGatttgtaaaactctcaatatttttctaaaaacAAATTCGTTCAGTTTACAACTTCATGAGATAAAACTTGACATTCCAAATATCAAAGGTGGCTTGTGACTATGTCAATAATCTAAGTTATGAAACAGATTCCAGAAATGTATGAAAATTAGTTTAATCTAAGTTGCATACCTTAGTGACAGCAAACCATTCTTCCTTTTTTCGATTAGTCCTACTGGAACTGAGCCTGTAAGCTTGTTTTTCTCCAAGTTTCGACAAAGGTAAATCAAGTACTATGTCTTAACTATGGTTTCTAGTTAGCCTCTACCACACTATATGACTAAATAATTTCCTACATGAAAATTAGATCTGGTAATTGAGACAAGAACTCTGGAATTCTCCCTGTTAAGTTGTTGTTTGATAAGTCCCTGAAAATAACAGATAACAACTAAAAATCATTAGTCAAATATATCTCTACTTTTTGTACACAGTAGCAGCTCATTGAACACAGAAGAGCATTCTTACAGAGTTTGTATCTTTGCCAGATTAGATATAGAGAGAGCTATCTCCCCTGTTAATCCATACGAGGACAAGTTCCTAAATACATGTTTCATCACATCACCAAGACATTTTTAATTGTAAATAAAAGATCAATAAGATCATGAAGAAAAAATTCCAAGGTTGTAATTCATCTTAGGGGTTCGTAAGCATGATAACTACAGTTTACGCCTTCCCATGAGTAAGCTTGAGGAGAACATGGATCTCCTTGCCaggtttttctaattttatagGTCTCCTTGATGTTTGTGATTGCAACAACTAGAATTGCAAGACAGAAACAGAAAACCCCATCAAAATGACTCATATACCTAAGTACCTAACTGGTGAGGCAATAACTGCACAGAAATTAAAGTTTGGTGTAAGTAAGTTACCGTCTTCTAGGTCTGTATCCCCTCCTACGAATCTTTCACCTTATAAATCTCAAAAGCATTGAGTATGGGTGGAAGACTAGAGTTGTCAGCCTTCAAGATTGAAATATTATTTTGTCGTCCGGCAAAAGCTTTAGAGCTAGATATAGTAGTTGTGTACAAGTAAATAGGAGTAACTGGTCCATAAAAGTGCTCCCCATTCATAGTGATGTTGAACTGCCTAAACTGGTTGGGTAGGAGCTTTTCAACTTCTGCAAAGTGCATGTAAATATGATATTCTGCATTGCTATCATTAGAAAGCAACCAGGAAACATGCAAAGGATCATTGGATCTCTTGGCGTGGTGGCAGTACCCATGACAACAGAGGGTGGATGGTATATACTGTGATCATAAGATTTAACATGGAGTGGCGTACTTAGTTGTGCCTCACCGTCATTATGTGAACGCGATCAGATGCGATcaaatatatcaaatggaaaccTGAAATGAACCGCTGCCACATTATTTGATATACAAACAAAAATTATCATAATATTCAAGGATAAGAAAACATATTCATTCCCTAAGAGTTCAGGGATTAACCTGTATCCTCTATCCATTTGACCAGCGTCACGCCGCAAAACAAGTTGCAAGGAACACATCTGTGTTTGATAAGTCTCATCAGGTAAAGGCCTTAACTCTATAGCTGATATACAAGGGGGTATGTAAGAGCTCCATCCTCTTGTCCGTTGATGAATTCTCAAACCTCACGGTATCCCACAAGTTAGCTCCAAGATGTACTTCAAATTCAGGTAACTTATTTTCGCTGTCATAATTTCCATAAAAGAAACTTGCTCGAATCAAATACTTCGTCCCACTCGTGACATCTATTTTGTAGCAGTTCCTGGTTCCTTCTGGGAATCTCCTAAGGGTCCAGTATGGCTGTGAATAGTTATTTCTTTGATTAGGCCATACTGACCTACTTTCACCGGTGTCTACGAACCCTGCATCTGAAATGTACTTAATACCTGAAAACTTGTCAACATAACTAACATTTTCTGTTATGCCGCAATCGATACTGATGAAACCTGCAGACACATTTATCTATTAGCTTTTATATAATGATATGAATGGTAACATTATTCAAAAACAACTATTATAACCAGCATATTAACTTATAGACAACAGAACTCAATACCTGTTTGATTTTGGGCATAAATTAGGAGCagattaaaagaaaagaacaattgCACGAATATCAGTGACATTGTTGTTGATAATGCTTCAGGAAACATGTAGCGAGAAAGTATATTTAACAACAAATATCATTACAAAGGAAACTCTGCTTGTACCGCCTAGTCGCCTACCATCACTTTATGATTGAGGAAAACCATGGTCCATCACTCCATCTTCTAGAGTTTACTTTGACCAAGAGTCATCTCACTAGTCTAATTGCCTCATGTTTCATTCACATGAGATACAATTACAAATGCCGCTAATTAAGCAAGCAAAGCAAGTCCAAAATCCAAGACTTCAAATGTAAAGACTAGAAACGTTGATCCTTCCAATTTGGTAATGCAAATCAAAATAGGTCATGAGAATACAAAACCTGAAATCGAATATGAAGTATAGTGATTGTTCAAAatccaaaataatttttttaagatAAAAACGTTTGTTTGACTCGACCTGAGGCCTAAGCAGTTGGATGTCATACAATATACAATTTAATTTCCTCATAACTCATGAATCGTCGGTAACTTGTAATTCGAACCAATTTATCAAATTTCAAATGACTCAAGAATATCAATTCATTGGTCTGAATATGATACAAGACCCCATCCtcctttcttcttttccaTAATAACAAAAGGTTCGACCAAGATTTTCTGTCCTGTCTGTGACAACTTGGCTCATCAAGCACATCCATTTCTTGCAGATAACTTCACTAAGTAAAATATTCACAAATGACCAAAACACAAAGACTTGAATTATAAGGCAAACGAAAACTACTAGTAACTGCCAACTAATACAGCATACAGACCCAAGTCAAGTCAAGCTTCAACCAGGAAACTAACTGAGCATCAATGCATGTGCAAGAATTAATGAGCCGTGTGGCCCTAGACTCCTAGTCAATGTGGGAAATTTCTCCGAATTCTTCAGAGTCCTAGCTGTCAAGTTGGTCACAATTTCCAGGTACTGGTATTCAGAAATCGCAAGGTCGAGGACTGGAGTGGGTCAACAGGTCAATACCAGATCAGCATCTTCTCCACAAAACAAGTATTTCTAACATTTGGGTGGGATTTTCTTGAGCAATAAAGCAACTACAGTACTAGCCTTTGTCTAGTTAATGAGAGATTATTTCAGTAGTAAACAGGATCAAAATTTAATCAGacagaaaattagaaaacagTTGGAGTTATTTTCCGAACATAACAGACAGCCCAGTGATCGAACTTCCGATCCTGTAAAACCCGATATTTGAAACCCCATTTCCGTTATGCCCATGTTCGTTATCTCAACCCCTCTTCGGAATTTTGTTCTGTTTTGTTTCATCTTTCAGACAACGGCAAAACCCAGATAGATGTTCTTTTGACACGAATGAAATAAAGCCAAAGTGAAAAGACTGACCGTTTCAGAGGTCAGAAGTGGAGTGAATTCCCGGTGCAAATGCGTAAGCCCTGAGCCTTGATCTTCAGAGGGCCTCAGCCTCTGCCGGAGCGTTGCTTACGGTTACAGTAGGAAAATTACTGTTGCTCCGATAGATATAAAGGGGTTGAATCACTTGATGTCACGGTAATTTGGACAGCTGGCACATtgagttattttcttttgtcattttcggtACCGTTTGTGACGTGTGAATAGTAAAGTAGGGTGAGTTAAAAACCTAACTCATAAATTAGTTTAATTTAGCCAAGAACCCAAACGATAATTAcaatcaaaatatgaatttgaGTAAGAATTCACGCAACAATGAGATGATTAATTCCAATGGGGACAAGAATGGATCAATACAGAATTGTCTTTATTCAAAGAGATCGAGTGTATTACAATTTACAAATACTTTTTTTGGTGATGAAATAGATTTCATTGAGGGAACTATACCCAAACAGAGCCAAAAAGACCCAAAATAcacagaaagaaaacaaacgcAGAAACAGAATCGGCTCCTCCCATACAGAAAACACTACCACACAAAACACTGGAACTTGGCTACACATCCTTGATCATTGACACAGAACACTACCACACGATAGCTACCTCACAGAGGGACTTAGCATTGCAATTGAATTGTTAGATATCAGCTCACTGGAACTTGTTATTTCAGTTCCATTGTTTTGCTTTGTTTCACCCATTTGTGTCGCCAAACACTCGTTCAGTTCGGCAACAACTTGACTCATAATTGGCCTTTTGGTGGCGTTTGGGGATGCACATGCCATTGCTATCTCCACAGCTTTCCAAACAGAGTTAACTGTGAAGTTTCCCTCCAACCTTGGATCTACAATGCTGTAAATGTTTCCTGTTTCAAGCTTAAAACCAACCCACTGGCTAATGTGAATTCTCTCATCCGTTTTCGATAAAACAGGTCGACCTGTAATAATCTCCAACAGCACAATCCCAAAGCTATAAACATCGCTTTTCTCATTTAACCTGTTTGATAGGTAATACCTGAAAGAAGAAcacaaaaaccaaacaagCAAATCAAATCATATGCAATTTGCCAACTATACATCAGGTTGCACAAAAAGAAATGTCTAGACAATCATTAATTGAAAAATACTCACTCAGGGTCAAGGTATCCAGGAGTGCCTGCAACAACTGTTGATATATGAGTCCCAACATCTGTAGGAAAATTTCTTGATAGGCCAAAATCTGATACCTTGGCTTGGAAATTTTCATTCAACAAAATGTTTGATGATTTCACATCCCTATGGATTATTGGCGGCTTAATACCAAGGTGCATATACTCCAGTCCTGCATTTCACGTACAGATCCGGCATGCATTATTAAgagaaatgtaaataaaatagaaCTAAAATAAGGAAAAGCGCATTGAGAATAAAATCAGCTGACCTTGTGCCGCATCTGACGCTATTCTAAGTCTGTCCTCCCAGCTCAAGATATGTAAATTGCTATCTATATTTACATAGAAAGTGTAAAAGTTAATGTTATATATGATTTATAGATTGTCTACGACGTGTTCTCATATGTAGTTGTGTACACACTATGGATCGTAGTTGCAATCAACCTGATAAATGTTCATGTAAGTTTCCATTAGCCATGTATTCATAGACAAGTCCCAAGTGTGTGTTATCATTGCAATATCCAACAAGGTTTGTCAAGTTTTTATGATGAACTCTGATAAGAAGATTTACCTGCGCGCAACATACAGGTTATTAGAAAATCACAAACACAATATCTTCGATTACTAATATACTATACGTGAAGTATCTgatcaatttaaaaaaaaatactgtGAACTATGATAACTACTTGACTAACATGCCTCCGCATGAAATTGTTGAAACCCTTGAACTGATGATGGTGAAAGCATCTTGACAGCTACTTCAGTGTTGTCTAGGTGTCCATGATACACTGTTCCAAATCCACCTTTTCCAAGAATCCTCTCAAAGTTTCTGGTGATCTTGATTATTTCAGAGTACGTGAAATTTCGTTTCGATGACTCCAATGTCCCAAGCTGAACTGTGTCTTTTGGATATTTGGAGGCTCCTAAGACCAGAGGAACTATTTAATGATGAATATAGTTGCAAGTTTTGGTATACTAATATTCTTGACAATGTACACAATGCCAAAAGAataaacatcaacaaaatagaGTATATACcatgttttcttttccttaTAAAGCTCCACCAGATGGTTGCTGCAATTACCCCGAGGATTGAAACTCCAACGATTGAAATGGCTACAAAAAATAGGAGATTctgcttcttcttgttcttgcaAGATACGACTGtagaaaccgaaaaaaaattgattacaGTTATGataaatttcagaaaaaataaaatgccTAATAATAAGGAAAAAATGTTGCTTCTGAAGATGATAGAGTCCAAATGCTCCTAGGCTTCCAAAAGCCTCTTACGGAGCTGAAATAGATCAATTAAGAAGAAGTTGAGTTTAAGTTGAAGTCCCTTTCGGGTTCTCAAAAGGATGAGTCCTAATCATTTGTAGGAGGAGCCGTGATCAACTCAACCTGAATTAATTGGCTACAAGACTTCTATAAATAAAGACTTCTTCtactgttaaaaaaaaaaaagcacagAGAAGAAGGAGACGGGGGCAGAAGGACGCACAGGAGAACAAAGCAACGTGGAGGAGGCAATTCACACCAACGCAAACAGGAGGAGGCAGAGGAGAGCAACGCGAgtagagaagaaagaaaaggaggAGAACAACGCAGAAGCAGAGAAATAAAGCTACAAAGGTTGGCACTCTCTCCATCTTCTCTGTGTGCACAGGCTTTCCGGGAAGTGGAATGGCAGCGTCCCCATAACATATTCCGAGAAGCATCTCGATAATAATTCCGAGCTCTCTGAAGCCATCTCTTTATGTCAACAAACAGgcgattttttttgtttcttctcaATTCGCATGACACAAAGAATGAAGctgagaaaataaaagaggCATTATACGAAGTTGAAATCTATCTTAAAGATGACAAATCAAAAACTAAAAGCTGTGAAGCGGTGCCGACATGAGGAAGCAAAAATAAGAAGATTTAGTTTGATGCATAGATAATCATGCCTTCTGTGCAAAGTGTACGAGGTGGAGTTTGGCTCTAGACATGTTAAAATATGATTAAATCAAGTAAGTGGTAGGTATGGGGCTTGTTCAGAAGAGGTGTCGCCATAGAAAAATTTATCAAGCTTGGTGGTGCTTTGGTGGTGCTTATCAAATATGGGAGTACAAGATGAATGAGGAAGATGTATGATCAATACGTGCATGGCAGTGGTGCTAATTTTTCAAAGGCAGCTCAAAAACAAATTGATGGCCTTCCTTGTACTGATCTTCTTCCATCAGAGAGACCATGATTACAAGATGAGAATATAACTCTACAATGATCAATTTAAGCTATGATATAGCCGGTCTCGACATCAAAGTCCCTGCACCAATGAACGTGATCCACGCCAAGCCCTCAACAAAAGATTTTATCTTTGATGGTCTAAACTCCAAATCAGATAGCCAAAGTCGAGTCCGTCGGTACAAGTCTCTCGGCCTCCTACCAAATTAATGGAAGTAGGCCCACGCTAGCCCATGTCTCACTTGAAACTCAAACTATCGACAATTCAAAATTAAAGTGAAGAAGTGTAAAGCCCATGTCAAGTATCAAAGTCCAACTGCAAAGCTCGGCACGGGTGCCCAAATCAAATATTCAAGTCCACTAAATGCCGAGGCCCGTTGCAAAGCCCGGTGCTACTCCAAGCAATCCACTAAATATCGAGGCCCGTTGCAAAGCCCGACACTATTTTCAAGCATGCCACTAAATTCCGAGGCCCGTTGCAAAGCCCGGCAAACACTCTATCAAATTGGGTGTCCAAAGAAATACGCTTGATGGATTCAAGTTCTACACACATCCGTTAAGCTCGAATGTCGGTACAAAACCGAAAGCTAAAAATTATGAACTACGATCGGTTTGATCCCTCAAAAGGGGTACGTAGGCAATCTAGCGACCCACTAGATGCAACCACATATCCTAAATCAAATCCCTGACTCCACCAGTCAAATTCAGCCAATCCGAATCTTTGACACACCAGTCaaattcaccaagcatcagaaaaatcaaatcattCCCAAAAGCAAGCTCGAGAACtttaaatcctcacaaatgtCTCAAACACAAATTCTAAGTAAATGGGTCATCTACCCATCGGAATCTCAAAAGCCCGGAACTACATGTGGTTTGATCCCGCAAGGGTATGTAGGCAATCTAGAATCAAATAATCTAGATGCAACCGCATCATAAACACTATTccaaattccaaaatcaaagccCTCCATTGAGTCATTTACTCATTGGAATTCTTGAACTACGAGTGGCTTGATCCCTCCTggggtacgtaggcagcctgtaaaataaatcaggcgcagctgcaaatccacacaaacacacacaccTCTCGGTGATTTCGTATTTTGAAATAAAGGGTTTTCCCTTGAGGCAAGGGTTGTAATTAAGAGATATTATAGCGTCTTGAATGGCTCGAACTGACATATTTAATGCTCTATTGCAGGGCGAGATTGTGCTAGGGTGAAATCATGTTtattcacatttttttttgctcTACATAATTTTTGGCGACCACAGTGGGAgccattttcctttttatctttttttataAGTATTAAACTTACGTGTGTGTTTTTGTAGGGGAAAAACAAAGCAATGGCACCACAAGTAACAATTTTCTTTCACAAGCTCCCAGCTACTGCTATCCATCCAAAGCGGAATGGTCATCGTGTGTCATTTATGATCGGCCATCAACCTGTCACCCACACCAACACAAACCTAAAACTCggaaggaaacaaaatatGGTAGCTGCAAGAGTTGTTAAACCTGAAATAGTGAAGGGCCCTTCCAAGAATGCTTTGAGAAATCATAGAAAGAGAATTGCTAGGGCTCAAAGGAAGAGAGATGCCCAACTTAAGACAATTGAAGCCATCTTGGAAGACATTGGCCAACCGACACCAGTTACAGTGGAGGAGAACAAAGGTCAAAGAGGCCTAAAATCTACTAAGGCTCTCAGGTCTACCT contains:
- the LOC126797156 gene encoding LOW QUALITY PROTEIN: putative leucine-rich repeat receptor-like protein kinase At2g19210 (The sequence of the model RefSeq protein was modified relative to this genomic sequence to represent the inferred CDS: inserted 4 bases in 3 codons), encoding MFPEALSTTMSLIFVQLFFSFNLLLIYAQNQTGFISIDCGITENVSYVDKFSGIKYISDAGFVDTGESRSVWPNQRNNYSQPYWTLRRFPEGTRNCYKIDVTSGTKYLIRASFFYGNYDSENKLPEFEVHLGANLWDTVRFENSSTDKRMELLHTPLXISAIELRPLPDETYQTQMCSLQLVLRRDAGQMDRGYSIYHPPSVVMGTATTPRDPMXPLHVSWLLSNDSNAEYHIYMHFAEVEKLLPNQFRQFNITMNGEHFYGPVTPIYLYTTTISSSKAFAGRQNNISILKADNSSLPPILNAFEIYKVKXFVGGDTDLEDVVAITNIKETYKIRKTWQGDPCSPQAYSWEGVNCSYHAYEPFRNLSSYGLTGEIALSISNLAKIQTLDLSNNNLTGRIPEFLSQLPDLIFINLEKNKLTGSVPVGLIEKRKNGLLSLSLCQNLNLSGHVACKSKNNHNFMILEVVSGISILLSIVVAIVCWSRRKQQGDDTVVKGTVRLGSMESTKRKFTFSEILKITNNFERVSGKGGFGTVYHGCLDKTQVAVKMLSPSAIQGFQQFHAEVDLLTRVHDKNLTSLVGYCNNKTRVGLVYEYMWNGNLHEHLSDSSSNILTWEDRLRIAVDAAQGLEYLHYGCKPPIIHRDIKSTNILLNDYLQAKLSDFGLSKIFPTNDGSHVSTLVAGPPGYLDPE
- the LOC126797157 gene encoding probable LRR receptor-like serine/threonine-protein kinase At1g51880, with the protein product MLLGICYGDAAIPLPGKPVHTEKMERVPTFVALFLCFCVVLLLFFLLYSRCSPLPPPVCVGVNCLLHVALFSFVSCKNKKKQNLLFFVAISIVGVSILGVIAATIWWSFIRKRKHGASKYPKDTVQLGTLESSKRNFTYSEIIKITRNFERILGKGGFGTVYHGHLDNTEVAVKMLSPSSVNLLIRVHHKNLTNLVGYCNDNTHLGLVYEYMANGNLHEHLSDSNLHILSWEDRLRIASDAAQGLEYMHLGIKPPIIHRDVKSSNILLNENFQAKVSDFGLSRNFPTDVGTHISTVVAGTPGYLDPEYYLSNRLNEKSDVYSFGIVLLEIITGRPVLSKTDERIHISQWVGFKLETGNIYSIVDPRLEGNFTVNSVWKAVEIAMACASPNATKRPIMSQVVAELNECLATQMGETKQNNGTEITSSSELISNNSIAMLSPSVR